A single Apostichopus japonicus isolate 1M-3 chromosome 11, ASM3797524v1, whole genome shotgun sequence DNA region contains:
- the LOC139976433 gene encoding cilia- and flagella-associated protein 107-like: MAQSDQLKWNLPGWRIEQRFAPRVLIGNWAEERYAFNKGNYNHTSTQRMDFAKYPGYKPDIMTRRAAMLRGEGLNNKLLFSHHKSDHTENLVSWYDQHYNKKERPVSDQLPEFRHWDGNRLAWEPEASDHPIRGQPTNFGLRESMKKKWEKEEAQAGLGDYNTTYGTSFKDLPTNSLVTTHYSPPKALSTRMHPVNQINKDLSLRTVNVIQTPEQVIIPTGSRLASKEGSKSAIPDVSI; the protein is encoded by the exons atGGCTCAATCTGATCAATTGAAGTGGAATTTACCAGGATGGAGGATAGAGCAACGATTTGCTCCAAGAGTTCTAATCGGAAATTGGGCTGAGGAACGTTATGCG ttCAATAAAGGTAACTATAATCATACTTCAACCCAACGGATGGACTTTGCAAAATATCCTGGATACAAGCCAGACATAATGACTCGAAGAGCAGCAATGTTAAGGGGAGAA GGTTTAAACAACAAATTGCTATTCTCACACCACAAATCGGACCATACAGAAAATCTGGTTTCCTGGTACGATCAACATTACAACAAAAAGGAGAGACCAGTAAGTGATCAGCTGCCAGAGTTCCGCCACTGGGATGGAAACCGTCTTGCCTGGGAACCGGAGGCTTCAGATCATCCCATCAGAG GACAGCCCACAAATTTTGGCTTACGTGAGAGTATGAAGAAGAAATGGGAAAAGGAGGAAGCCCAGGCTGGTCTTGGCGACTATAACACAACGTACGGTACTTCCTTCAAGGACCTCCCAACTAACTCTCTCGTTACGACACATTACTCCCCGCCTAAAGCATTATCCACCAGAATGCATCCTGTCAACCAAATTAACAAAGACTTATCGTTACGGACTGTTAACGTGATTCAAACGCCAGAACAGGTTATAATCCCGACCGGGTCGAGGTTAGCTTCCAAAGAGGGCAGCAAATCAGCCATTCCCGATGTCTCCATCTAA
- the LOC139976420 gene encoding gamma-aminobutyric acid receptor-associated protein: MKWQYKEEHPFEKRRQEGEKIRKKYPDRVPVIVEKAAKARIGDLDKKKYLVPSDLTVGQFYFLIRKRIQLRPEDALFFFVNNTIPPTSATMGQLYQDHHEEDFFLYIAYSDESVYGA, from the exons ATGAAGTGGCAGTACAAGGAAGAACATCCATTCGAAAAGAGGAGGCAAGAAGGAGAGAAAATTAGGAAGAAGTACCCCGATAGAGTTCCC GTCATTGTCGAGAAAGCTGCTAAAGCAAGAATTGGAGATCTCGACAAGAAGAAGTACCTGGTCCCATCAGATTTGACAG TGGGCCAGTTCTACTTCTTAATCAGAAAGAGGATACAGTTGAGACCAGAGGATGCACTTTTCTTCTTTGTCAATAACACCATTCCTCCAACCAGTGCGACCATGGGACAGTTATACCAA GATCACCATGAGGAGGATTTCTTTCTGTACATCGCCTACAGCGATGAGAGCGTCTATGGAGCATAA